A single genomic interval of Candidatus Rokuibacteriota bacterium harbors:
- a CDS encoding DUF1003 domain-containing protein, whose translation MSGEMVHGPVGELLRRKHPSFGPQDVICLPCLTHLRAEYVEDALEDEKGELSSLEQAVVRSLKEQELLTENLNVEFDRQLTLGERTADRVAEFGGSWRFIIIFAAVLVVWIALNSVVLLWRPFDPYPFILLNLVLSSLAALQAPIIMMSQNRQAAKDRLRAGHDYRVDLKAELEIRHLHWKLDQLLTHQWRRLLEIQQIQTELIEELARRPRERPPSASGPP comes from the coding sequence ATGAGCGGCGAGATGGTGCACGGTCCCGTGGGCGAGCTGCTCAGACGGAAGCACCCGTCCTTCGGCCCCCAGGACGTCATCTGCCTGCCCTGCCTCACCCATCTCCGCGCCGAGTACGTCGAGGACGCCCTCGAGGACGAGAAGGGGGAGCTGTCCTCGCTCGAGCAGGCGGTGGTGCGAAGCCTCAAGGAGCAGGAGCTCCTCACGGAGAACCTCAACGTCGAGTTCGACCGCCAGCTCACCCTGGGCGAGCGCACCGCTGACCGGGTGGCCGAGTTCGGCGGGTCCTGGCGCTTCATCATCATCTTCGCGGCCGTGCTGGTCGTGTGGATCGCGCTGAACTCGGTAGTGCTCCTCTGGCGGCCCTTCGACCCGTACCCGTTCATCCTGCTCAACCTGGTGCTCTCCTCTCTGGCCGCGCTCCAGGCCCCCATCATCATGATGAGCCAGAACCGCCAGGCGGCGAAGGACCGCCTTCGCGCCGGGCACGACTACCGCGTGGACCTCAAGGCCGAGCTCGAGATCCGCCACCTGCACTGGAAGCTGGACCAGCTCCTGACGCATCAGTGGCGGCGGCTGCTGGAGATCCAGCAGATCCAGACCGAGCTGATCGAGGAGCTGGCGCGCCGACCGCGCGAGCGGCCACCCTCCGCTTCCGGCCCGCCTTGA